From a region of the Rhipicephalus microplus isolate Deutch F79 chromosome X, USDA_Rmic, whole genome shotgun sequence genome:
- the Marcal1 gene encoding SWI/SNF-related matrix-associated actin-dependent regulator of chromatin subfamily A-like protein 1, with protein sequence MSGILTDEQKRLIEENRQKALARRAERQKAGAACVVQNETSLGPPKCPSLAVQKSVKNAPLSCSNSAGLPEKTVPRQWSQGAKPGQEVPQRVNEVTFAAPSTKPVSGSCVMISDDRFLVEAPYHQQMIEIFRTMPSRKYDAEKKRWSFHITCHNNLMEKLKCLRPAVLVAEIPRLVLRAFSEIPENYEVSLNSLDCKLEQALLPFQKDGVRSAVLRRGRILIADDMGLGKTIQGIAIAAYYREEWPVLVVTPSSVRFTWKEAFLRWMPSLNQDQVTVLVTGSDSVSPCHQVIITSYDLLTKKTEDLCGKFSVVLLDESHFIKNSKTARTKACQKALSKAKRVVLLTGTPALSRPIELYTQICAVQPTCFLSMHEFGIRYCDGKKNQWGWDFSGSSNMHELQLLLEKTVMIRRLKSDVLSQLPAKQRQVVLLDPSLVKTTDKLLQFMAREMHNTQLKVGEKRGVLLAYFRETGIHKVKAVCKYIEDLVEGDQKFLCFAHHQVVLDSISDLLNRKNCSYIRIDGKTSSELRKQHCDKFQYNDMCKVALLSITAANAGITLSSASLVIFAELFWNPGILTQAEDRVHRIGQQNSVVIQYLVAKGTADDYIWPLVCNKLDTLGKAGLSKDSFYDVDLKISADSKQPTLEDFFIEDEQWPDFADEDSSSDCTQAKKTKLQ encoded by the coding sequence ATGAGTGGGATTCTTACAGACGAGCAGAAAAGGCTGATCGAAGAAAACCGACAGAAAGCTCTAGCTCGGCGAGCCGAACGGCAGAAAGCTGGGGCAGCGTGTGTCGTGCAAAATGAAACCTCACTTGGTCCACCGAAGTGCCCCTCACTAGCCGTGCAGAAAAGCGTAAAGAATGCGCCACTCTCTTGCAGTAACTCTGCAGGTTTGCCCGAAAAAACCGTTCCACGCCAATGGAGCCAGGGTGCGAAACCTGGTCAAGAAGTGCCGCAGAGGGTAAATGAAGTGACGTTCGCTGCACCATCGACAAAGCCAGTGTCTGGTTCGTGCGTCATGATATCCGATGATCGGTTTCTTGTGGAAGCGCCGTACCACCAACAAATGATTGAAATATTTCGCACCATGCCTTCACGAAAGTATGATGCGGAGAAGAAACGCTGGAGCTTTCATATTACTTGCCACAATAATTTAATGGAGAAACTTAAATGCCTCAGGCCTGCAGTATTGGTGGCCGAGATTCCTAGGCTTGTCTTGAGAGCATTTTCAGAAATTCCTGAGAATTACGAAGTCAGTCTGAACAGCCTCGACTGCAAGCTCGAACAGGCGCTTTTACCCTTCCAAAAAGACGGTGTCCGCTCGGCCGTGCTGCGCAGGGGCCGCATCTTGATTGCTGACGACATGGGTCTTGGCAAAACTATACAGGGCATTGCGATAGCTGCGTACTACCGAGAAGAATGGCCTGTGCTCGTGGTGACGCCATCCTCGGTGCGGTTTACTTGGAAGGAGGCTTTCTTGCGCTGGATGCCATCGCTGAACCAAGATCAAGTGACAGTGTTGGTAACTGGTAGTGACAGTGTTTCACCGTGCCATCAAGTGATAATTACCAGCTATGATCTTCTGACAAAGAAGACTGAAGACTTGTGTGGTAAGTTCAGTGTTGTCCTTCTGGATGAGAGCCACTTTATCAAGAACTCAAAGACTGCACGAACAAAAGCATGCCAGAAGGCTCTTTCCAAGGCTAAGAGAGTAGTTCTTCTCACAGGCACACCGGCATTGTCAAGGCCAATTGAACTGTATACACAGATATGTGCTGTGCAACCAACATGTTTTTTAAGCATGCATGAGTTTGGCATTCGATATTGTGATGGCAAGAAAAACCAGTGGGGCTGGGACTTCTCTGGCTCATCCAACATGCACGAGTTGCAGCTGTTACTTGAAAAAACTGTGATGATACGTAGACTTAAATCTGATGTACTGTCACAGTTGCCAGCCAAGCAAAGGCAGGTTGTGTTGCTCGACCCTTCACTTGTGAAGACTACTGATAAACTGCTGCAGTTTATGGCTCGTGAAATGCATAACACCCAACTCAAAGTCGGGGAGAAAAGGGGTGTCCTGCTGGCATATTTTCGTGAAACTGGCATCCATAAGGTCAAGGCTGTGTGCAAATACATTGAGGATTTGGTGGAAGGTGACCAAAAGTTCCTTTGCTTTGCACACCACCAGGTAGTCTTGGATAGCATTAGTGACCTGCTTAATAGGAAGAACTGCAGCTATATTCGCATTGATGGCAAGACATCATCCGAGTTGCGCAAGCAACATTGTGACAAGTTCCAGTACAACGACATGTGCAAAGTTGCACTTCTGAGTATCACAGCTGCAAATGCTGGCATAACACTGAGCTCCGCAAGCTTGGTTATCTTTGCAGAACTGTTTTGGAATCCAGGCATACTCACCCAGGCTGAGGACAGAGTGCATCGAATTGGACAGCAGAACTCTGTTGTTATTCAGTACCTTGTGGCAAAGGGCACAGCTGATGACTACATCTGGCCACTTGTGTGCAACAAGTTGGACACTTTGGGAAAAGCAGGACTGAGCAAGGATAGCTTTTATGATGTAGATTTAAAGATATCTGCAGACTCGAAGCAGCCAACCTTAGAAGACTTCTTCATTGAAGACGAGCAGTGGCCTGATTTCGCTGATGAAGATAGCAGCAGTGATTGTACTCAAGCAAAAAAAACTAAGCTTCAGTAG